The following coding sequences are from one Formosa haliotis window:
- the proC gene encoding pyrroline-5-carboxylate reductase, producing MKIAIIGTGNLGYSIAKGLIINNAITTLYLTKRNVDSLEEFKGYPNVTLTSDNVLAAQKSDILIFAVQPAHFEKVLAEIKPHLTEKHVLISTVTGFLIPKIETVVGENQFIIRAMPNTAIAVSKSMTCICSNTMGAKRIKIAEAIFKRLGHTLIIPESQMQAATVVCASGVAFWMRLIRATTQAAIQLGFDAEVAQELSMHTCEGAANLLITSGNHPEEEIDKVTTPKGCTIEGLNEMEHKGLSSSLIQGMVASYNKISNIKKEQI from the coding sequence ATGAAAATTGCTATAATCGGAACAGGAAATTTAGGGTACTCTATTGCTAAAGGTTTAATTATAAACAATGCAATTACGACGCTTTATTTAACCAAGAGAAATGTAGACTCTTTAGAAGAGTTTAAAGGCTATCCAAACGTTACTTTAACCAGTGATAACGTCTTAGCAGCTCAAAAATCTGATATTTTAATATTTGCAGTACAACCTGCGCATTTTGAAAAAGTATTAGCAGAAATTAAACCGCATTTAACAGAAAAGCACGTTTTAATTTCTACAGTAACAGGATTTTTAATTCCTAAAATTGAAACCGTAGTTGGAGAAAATCAGTTTATAATCCGTGCCATGCCAAATACAGCTATTGCAGTGAGTAAATCTATGACCTGCATTTGTAGTAATACCATGGGAGCAAAACGCATTAAAATAGCAGAAGCCATTTTTAAACGTTTGGGACATACGTTGATTATTCCAGAATCGCAAATGCAAGCAGCCACGGTAGTTTGTGCAAGTGGAGTGGCGTTCTGGATGCGCTTAATACGTGCCACCACACAAGCGGCCATTCAGTTAGGTTTTGATGCTGAAGTGGCTCAAGAATTATCAATGCATACCTGCGAAGGTGCAGCCAATTTGTTAATTACAAGTGGGAATCATCCAGAAGAAGAAATTGATAAAGTAACAACGCCAAAGGGCTGTACTATTGAAGGATTAAACGAAATGGAACACAAAGGTTTAAGTTCGTCTTTAATTCAAGGTATGGTGGCGTCTTACAATAAGATTAGCAATATTAAAAAAGAACAAATATGA
- a CDS encoding aspartate aminotransferase family protein gives MSLFPVYPLYDITPVKAKEVFVYDDKNVEYLDLYGGHAVISIGHAHPTYVDRLTNQLQNIAFYSNAIQNPLQEQLATDLAEFSKCKDYQLFLCNSGAEANENALKLASFHNGKSKMIAFKNGFHGRTSAAVAATDNPKIVAPLNAQQAVDFFELGDLEGVEQALKNNDVCAVIIECIQGVGGLDESTTEFYKGLETLCKTYNTCLIADEVQSGFGRTGDFFAFQKHGITPDIISLAKGMGNGFPIGGILIHPEIKGSFGLLGTTFGGNHLACAASLAVLDVLKAENLLEHTKNMSAYFIEKANALPKLKTIKGRGLMLGLEFDFPIADLRKKLIFDHHIFTGSAKNPNLLRILPPLTIQKEHIDVLFEALKKELA, from the coding sequence ATGAGTTTGTTTCCAGTATACCCGCTTTACGATATTACACCCGTAAAAGCGAAAGAAGTATTTGTTTACGACGATAAAAATGTAGAATATTTAGATTTATATGGTGGTCATGCCGTAATTTCAATTGGGCATGCGCATCCAACATATGTCGACCGTTTAACCAATCAATTGCAAAACATTGCGTTTTATAGCAATGCGATTCAGAATCCATTACAAGAGCAATTAGCTACAGATTTGGCTGAGTTTTCAAAGTGTAAAGATTACCAATTATTCTTGTGTAATTCGGGAGCAGAAGCTAACGAAAATGCATTGAAATTGGCTTCATTTCACAACGGAAAATCTAAAATGATTGCCTTTAAAAATGGGTTTCACGGCCGTACATCTGCCGCCGTTGCAGCCACCGATAATCCTAAAATTGTAGCACCTTTAAATGCACAACAAGCTGTTGACTTTTTTGAGTTAGGCGATTTAGAAGGTGTGGAACAAGCGTTAAAAAACAACGATGTTTGTGCTGTAATTATTGAATGCATTCAAGGTGTTGGAGGTTTAGACGAAAGTACTACCGAATTTTATAAAGGTTTAGAAACACTATGTAAAACTTACAATACCTGTTTAATTGCAGACGAGGTACAATCTGGATTTGGAAGAACAGGTGATTTTTTCGCCTTTCAAAAACACGGTATTACACCAGATATTATTTCGCTTGCAAAAGGTATGGGTAATGGGTTTCCAATAGGAGGAATTTTAATTCATCCAGAGATTAAAGGCTCGTTTGGTTTATTAGGAACAACCTTTGGGGGAAATCATTTAGCTTGTGCTGCATCATTAGCCGTTTTAGATGTTTTAAAAGCTGAAAACCTATTAGAACACACAAAAAATATGTCGGCTTACTTTATAGAAAAAGCCAACGCTTTACCAAAATTAAAAACGATTAAAGGTCGAGGATTAATGCTTGGATTGGAATTCGATTTCCCAATAGCGGATTTAAGAAAGAAACTTATTTTCGATCATCATATATTTACAGGAAGTGCTAAAAATCCTAATTTACTAAGAATACTTCCGCCATTAACGATTCAAAAAGAACATATAGACGTCTTATTTGAAGCCTTAAAAAAAGAATTAGCTTAA
- a CDS encoding acetylornithine carbamoyltransferase, which translates to MKKYTQISDISNLSETIKEAILLKMNPFEYKHLGTNKTLVMLFFNSSLRTRLSTEKAAKNLGMEVMSLNVNDAWNLEFEDGTIMNAGTSEHVKEAAKVISQYADIIAVRAFPSLIDKEKDYEEMVIKSFEKYATVPIVNMESATAHPLQALADAITISELSEKAKPKVVMSWAPHPKALPQAVPNSFVEMMRKMDVDLTITHPEGYELDPEITKDTPINYNQEEALKNADFVYVKNWSSYKDYGQVLNRDRNWMMTAEKLGHAKFMHCLPVRRNVIVEDAVLDGDQSIVMQEANNRTYAAQIVMKEILENL; encoded by the coding sequence ATGAAAAAATACACGCAAATTTCAGATATTTCAAATCTTTCAGAAACCATAAAAGAAGCGATTCTTTTAAAAATGAATCCTTTCGAATACAAACATTTAGGGACGAATAAAACCCTAGTGATGTTGTTTTTTAATTCCAGTTTGCGGACGCGGCTGAGTACAGAAAAAGCTGCGAAAAATTTAGGCATGGAAGTAATGAGTCTGAATGTAAACGATGCGTGGAATTTGGAGTTTGAAGATGGCACAATTATGAATGCTGGAACGTCTGAACATGTTAAAGAAGCCGCTAAAGTTATTTCGCAATATGCCGATATTATTGCTGTGCGTGCGTTTCCAAGTTTAATAGACAAGGAAAAGGATTATGAAGAAATGGTAATTAAAAGTTTCGAAAAATATGCAACGGTGCCTATAGTAAATATGGAAAGTGCAACAGCACACCCCTTACAAGCTTTGGCCGATGCGATTACTATTTCAGAACTATCAGAAAAAGCAAAACCAAAAGTTGTGATGTCTTGGGCTCCACACCCCAAAGCATTGCCGCAAGCCGTGCCCAATTCATTTGTAGAAATGATGCGTAAAATGGATGTAGATTTAACCATTACGCATCCTGAAGGGTATGAGTTAGATCCAGAAATTACGAAAGACACGCCTATAAACTACAATCAAGAAGAGGCGTTAAAAAATGCCGATTTTGTGTATGTGAAAAACTGGAGTAGTTATAAGGATTATGGGCAAGTGTTAAACAGAGACCGTAATTGGATGATGACAGCCGAAAAACTTGGGCATGCTAAATTTATGCACTGTTTACCGGTGAGAAGAAATGTGATTGTTGAAGATGCTGTATTAGATGGCGATCAATCTATTGTGATGCAAGAAGCGAATAACAGAACGTATGCCGCTCAAATTGTAATGAAAGAAATTCTAGAAAATCTATAA
- the argB gene encoding acetylglutamate kinase, producing MKTLKVVKIGGNIIDDDTALAEFLQGFSKIEGPKILVHGGGKLATKMAKSMNIEVKMTDGRRITDADTLDIITMVYGGKINKNIVAQLQANACNSVGFTGADGNAIVSEKRPVKTIDYGFVGDIKTVNTEVLEVLLKHNVTPVFCAITHNEKGQLFNTNADTVASELAIAFANLYQVELNYCFEKDGVLLDVDDPNSVIEDINTANYATLKAEGVITDGMLPKLDNCFHAISHHVSKVCLGKPNMLFNQNTKHTTIQA from the coding sequence ATGAAAACACTAAAAGTAGTAAAAATAGGAGGAAATATTATTGATGATGACACTGCCTTAGCTGAATTTTTACAGGGATTTTCGAAGATTGAAGGACCAAAGATATTAGTGCATGGCGGAGGAAAATTAGCTACTAAAATGGCTAAATCTATGAATATAGAAGTGAAAATGACCGATGGTAGACGTATCACCGATGCCGATACTTTAGATATTATTACCATGGTTTACGGTGGGAAAATTAATAAAAATATAGTCGCTCAATTACAAGCCAATGCGTGCAATAGCGTTGGGTTTACGGGAGCCGACGGGAATGCTATTGTTTCAGAAAAACGCCCAGTAAAAACTATCGATTATGGTTTTGTTGGCGATATAAAAACAGTAAACACAGAAGTGCTAGAAGTGCTTTTAAAACATAATGTAACGCCTGTTTTTTGTGCCATTACGCATAATGAAAAAGGTCAGTTATTTAATACAAATGCAGACACAGTTGCTTCAGAATTAGCTATAGCTTTTGCCAATTTATATCAGGTAGAACTTAATTACTGTTTCGAAAAAGATGGCGTTTTACTAGATGTAGACGATCCTAATTCGGTTATAGAAGATATTAATACCGCTAATTATGCTACGCTAAAAGCAGAAGGAGTTATTACAGATGGTATGCTGCCAAAACTAGACAACTGTTTTCATGCCATATCACATCACGTAAGCAAAGTATGCTTAGGTAAACCAAACATGCTATTTAATCAAAACACAAAACATACAACCATTCAAGCCTAA
- a CDS encoding M20 family metallo-hydrolase, with protein sequence MTTQQLTEEAIALLKNLIETQSFSSEEDKTAQLIEAWFNHHNIPYTRTKNNVWALNADFTDGKPTMLLNSHHDTVKPNNGYTKDPFKAIVEDGKLYGLGSNDAGGCLVSLIATFTYFYNKKDLKYNLVIVASAEEESSGPDGLNSMLSIIPKIDVAIVGEPTLMNLAVAEKGLVVFDAKVKGTPSHAAHPNNDNAIYNTIPVLNWFKDYKFERPSETLGDVKMTVSQIHAGKQHNAIPAEVELVIDVRVNDKYTNAEINDILVNEAPCTEIKARSLRLNSSSIPKDHELVKAGIEIGRTTYGSPTLSDQSVLSCSSLKLGPGDSTRSHSADEFIYINEIEEGVAIYIQLLEKIL encoded by the coding sequence ATGACGACGCAACAATTAACAGAGGAGGCCATTGCATTACTAAAGAATTTAATTGAAACCCAATCATTTTCTTCAGAAGAAGATAAAACCGCACAGCTAATAGAAGCTTGGTTTAATCATCATAACATACCCTATACGCGCACAAAAAACAACGTTTGGGCACTTAATGCCGATTTTACCGACGGTAAACCAACGATGCTTTTAAATTCGCATCACGACACTGTAAAACCAAATAATGGGTATACTAAAGATCCGTTTAAAGCTATAGTAGAAGACGGAAAATTATACGGTTTAGGGAGTAATGATGCCGGAGGATGTTTGGTGTCCTTAATAGCAACCTTCACTTATTTTTACAATAAAAAAGATTTAAAATACAATTTGGTTATTGTGGCTTCTGCCGAAGAAGAAAGTAGCGGGCCAGATGGTTTAAACAGCATGCTTTCTATTATACCAAAAATAGATGTGGCTATAGTAGGAGAACCAACATTAATGAATTTAGCCGTAGCCGAAAAAGGTTTGGTGGTTTTTGATGCGAAAGTAAAAGGAACACCTAGTCATGCCGCACACCCTAATAACGATAATGCTATTTATAACACCATTCCAGTTTTAAATTGGTTTAAAGATTATAAGTTTGAAAGACCATCTGAAACTTTGGGCGATGTAAAAATGACGGTGTCTCAAATTCACGCGGGGAAACAACATAATGCCATTCCTGCCGAGGTTGAATTGGTGATAGATGTACGTGTAAACGACAAATATACCAATGCGGAAATTAATGATATTTTGGTTAACGAAGCACCTTGTACAGAAATTAAAGCGCGTAGTTTACGTTTAAATTCATCCTCTATTCCTAAAGATCACGAATTGGTGAAAGCGGGAATCGAAATCGGACGTACAACTTACGGGTCGCCTACTTTATCAGATCAATCGGTGTTAAGCTGTTCGTCTTTAAAATTAGGGCCCGGAGATAGCACACGCTCACATTCTGCAGATGAGTTTATTTACATTAATGAAATCGAGGAAGGCGTTGCCATTTACATTCAATTACTAGAAAAAATACTTTAA
- the argH gene encoding argininosuccinate lyase, with the protein MKLWDKGLSIDKKIEQFTVGNDREIDIHIAKYDVQASKAHAKMLKSINIITEEELGQLLGGLDVLASQIEAGTFVIEPEFEDVHSKIEFELTKTLGEVGKKIHTARSRNDQVLVALQLYYKAELKEVQEKTKTFFETLLGLAETHKEKLLPGYTHLQVAMPSSFGLWFSAYAELLIDDVYMVQAVQKIADQNPLGSAAGYGSSFPIDRDMTTKEMGFSTLKYNVVAAQMSRGKSERAIAASLGSLANTLARFAMDICLYMSQNFGFISFPDELTTGSSIMPHKKNPDVFELIRGKCNKIQALQTEMVLITNNLPSGYHRDYQLLKENTIQAFEDIKNILDIFNFSIAQIKVKDIDLHDEKYKFLFTVDNINTLVVDGMSFRDAYKKIGGEVEAGTYTPDASKKHTHLGSIHNLGLDEISRKFPKL; encoded by the coding sequence ATGAAACTTTGGGATAAAGGTCTTTCAATAGATAAAAAAATAGAACAATTCACTGTTGGAAACGACAGGGAAATCGATATACATATAGCGAAATACGATGTGCAAGCTTCTAAAGCTCACGCGAAAATGCTAAAAAGTATCAATATAATTACAGAGGAAGAATTAGGACAATTACTTGGCGGATTAGACGTTTTGGCTTCGCAAATAGAAGCAGGAACTTTTGTTATTGAGCCAGAATTTGAAGATGTACACTCTAAAATTGAGTTTGAATTAACGAAGACTTTAGGAGAGGTTGGTAAAAAAATACATACAGCACGCTCTAGAAACGATCAAGTTTTAGTTGCGCTTCAGTTGTATTACAAAGCAGAATTAAAAGAAGTACAAGAGAAAACCAAAACGTTTTTCGAAACGCTTTTAGGATTAGCCGAAACTCATAAAGAGAAATTGTTGCCAGGTTATACGCATTTACAAGTAGCTATGCCGTCTTCTTTCGGACTTTGGTTCTCTGCCTATGCCGAGTTGTTAATAGACGATGTGTACATGGTGCAAGCGGTTCAAAAAATAGCAGATCAGAATCCGTTGGGCTCTGCGGCGGGTTATGGAAGTTCGTTTCCTATAGATCGTGATATGACGACTAAGGAGATGGGATTTTCTACCTTAAAGTATAATGTGGTGGCAGCGCAAATGAGTCGTGGTAAAAGTGAACGTGCTATTGCGGCTTCTTTAGGAAGTTTAGCCAATACTTTGGCCCGTTTTGCTATGGATATTTGCCTGTATATGAGTCAGAATTTTGGATTTATTTCTTTTCCAGACGAGTTAACAACGGGAAGTAGTATCATGCCACACAAAAAGAATCCTGATGTATTTGAGTTAATTCGTGGAAAATGTAATAAGATTCAAGCGCTTCAAACCGAAATGGTTTTAATAACAAATAATTTACCAAGCGGATATCATCGAGATTATCAATTACTGAAAGAAAACACCATTCAGGCCTTCGAAGACATCAAGAATATTCTAGATATTTTTAATTTCTCTATTGCGCAAATCAAAGTTAAAGATATCGACCTACACGACGAGAAGTATAAATTTTTATTTACTGTAGATAATATCAATACATTGGTGGTAGACGGCATGTCGTTTAGAGATGCTTATAAAAAAATAGGAGGCGAAGTCGAAGCAGGTACATACACTCCAGATGCGTCTAAAAAACACACGCATTTAGGAAGCATCCATAACTTGGGATTGGATGAAATAAGTCGTAAATTTCCAAAACTTTAA
- the azu gene encoding azurin — MKRLKYLAIVFASVMVFSCGSKEEKKSVAKAPTAPEMTETTTEPTKDITDDAVVEIMIHGTDKMTFDLKKIEVKAGQKVKLTLMHTGKMAKNVMGHNFVLLKNGVDMPTFASKAASASDHDYIPENTDAVIAYTKLLGGGEQDTIEFTAPEAGVYDFLCTFPGHYALMKGKFIVE; from the coding sequence ATGAAACGTTTAAAATATTTAGCTATTGTTTTTGCATCTGTAATGGTATTTAGTTGCGGAAGTAAAGAGGAAAAGAAGTCGGTTGCTAAGGCGCCAACTGCTCCCGAAATGACTGAAACTACTACAGAACCGACAAAAGATATTACAGATGATGCTGTAGTAGAAATTATGATTCATGGTACAGATAAAATGACCTTCGATTTAAAGAAAATTGAAGTCAAAGCCGGGCAAAAAGTAAAGTTAACCTTGATGCATACTGGAAAAATGGCTAAAAATGTGATGGGACATAACTTTGTGCTTCTAAAAAATGGTGTAGACATGCCAACTTTTGCTTCGAAAGCAGCTAGTGCATCCGATCATGATTACATTCCTGAAAATACAGATGCCGTTATTGCATATACAAAACTGCTAGGTGGAGGAGAACAAGATACTATCGAATTTACAGCTCCAGAAGCAGGTGTATACGACTTTTTATGTACGTTCCCAGGTCACTATGCTTTAATGAAAGGTAAGTTTATTGTAGAATAA
- the leuB gene encoding 3-isopropylmalate dehydrogenase, translating to MKLNIAVLAGDGIGPEVTAQAIKVLKAIALEYDHTFNFKFAPVGAVAIDETGDPLPEATLDLCKNSDALLFGAIGHPKYDNDPSAKVRPEQGLLALRKSLGLFANIRPVKAYDSLLSKSPLKKDIIKGTDISIYRELTGGIYFGKKATSEDGNSASDLCEYSREEIERVAHLAFKAAQSRRKKVTLVDKANVLETSRLWRKVVTEVAQNYQDIELDFLFVDNAAMQMILNPKQFDVILTENMFGDIISDEASVIGGSIGLLASASVGDKHAMFEPIHGSYPQATNKGIANPIASILSAALLLDHFDLNDEADLIRTAVDKSLSLHITTPDLNTKYDNITTTKVGDFIADFISNPKDSNHNFSNIHLGQSTII from the coding sequence ATGAAACTAAATATAGCAGTTTTAGCAGGAGACGGTATAGGACCTGAAGTCACTGCACAAGCCATAAAAGTTCTTAAAGCCATTGCTTTAGAATACGATCATACTTTCAATTTTAAATTTGCTCCTGTTGGTGCTGTTGCCATAGACGAAACTGGCGATCCTTTACCAGAAGCAACTTTAGATCTTTGTAAAAATAGCGATGCTTTATTATTTGGAGCTATTGGTCACCCAAAATACGACAACGATCCGTCTGCAAAGGTTCGTCCAGAGCAAGGTTTACTTGCTCTAAGAAAATCGTTAGGATTGTTTGCAAACATAAGACCTGTAAAAGCTTACGACAGTCTTTTAAGCAAATCGCCACTAAAGAAAGACATTATTAAAGGCACAGATATTAGTATTTACCGCGAGCTTACTGGTGGTATTTATTTCGGAAAAAAAGCCACTAGCGAAGATGGCAATTCGGCTTCAGATTTATGCGAATATTCTCGCGAAGAAATAGAACGCGTTGCACATTTAGCATTTAAAGCTGCTCAATCTCGTAGAAAAAAAGTAACTCTAGTAGACAAAGCAAACGTACTAGAAACTTCTCGTTTATGGCGTAAAGTAGTTACCGAAGTGGCTCAAAATTACCAAGACATAGAATTAGATTTTCTATTCGTAGATAACGCAGCAATGCAAATGATTTTAAATCCTAAACAATTTGATGTTATTTTAACCGAAAACATGTTTGGAGATATTATTAGCGACGAAGCAAGTGTAATTGGTGGTTCTATCGGGTTATTAGCTTCTGCTTCAGTGGGAGATAAACACGCTATGTTCGAGCCTATCCACGGGTCGTATCCACAAGCTACTAATAAAGGTATTGCAAACCCTATTGCCTCTATTTTATCTGCTGCATTATTATTAGATCATTTCGATTTAAACGACGAAGCTGATTTAATTAGAACGGCTGTAGATAAATCTTTATCGCTTCATATTACAACACCAGATTTAAATACGAAATACGATAATATTACAACAACTAAGGTTGGAGATTTTATTGCAGATTTTATTAGCAATCCCAAAGATTCTAATCATAATTTCTCTAATATCCACTTAGGTCAATCTACTATTATCTAA
- the leuD gene encoding 3-isopropylmalate dehydratase small subunit, with protein sequence MEKFTTFQSRAIPLDIENIDTDQIIPARFLKATDREGFGDNLFRDWRYQKNGDLNTEFPLNDTSYIGSILVAGDNFGCGSSREHAAWAIADYGFKVVVSSFFADIFKGNALNNGILPVQVSPEFLKILFNHITNSPETIISVNLEHQTISIKGTDFSESFEIDPYKKTCLLNGYDDIDYLLSKKEDILAFEAKSEQIAL encoded by the coding sequence ATGGAAAAGTTTACAACATTTCAGTCTAGAGCCATTCCATTAGACATTGAAAATATAGATACAGATCAAATTATCCCAGCACGTTTTTTAAAAGCCACAGATAGAGAAGGTTTTGGAGATAATTTATTTAGAGATTGGAGATATCAAAAAAATGGAGATTTAAATACCGAATTTCCATTAAACGACACCTCCTATATAGGAAGCATTTTAGTTGCCGGCGATAATTTTGGTTGTGGTTCAAGCCGGGAACATGCGGCTTGGGCAATAGCCGATTACGGATTTAAAGTAGTGGTTTCAAGTTTCTTTGCCGATATTTTTAAAGGAAATGCACTAAATAACGGGATTCTTCCTGTACAAGTTTCACCAGAATTTTTAAAGATTTTATTTAATCACATTACAAATTCTCCAGAAACAATAATTAGTGTAAATTTAGAGCATCAAACCATTTCAATAAAAGGCACAGATTTTTCGGAATCTTTTGAAATAGATCCATACAAAAAAACCTGTCTGCTAAATGGTTACGACGATATCGATTATTTATTAAGTAAAAAAGAAGACATCTTAGCTTTTGAAGCTAAATCTGAACAAATTGCCCTATAA
- the leuC gene encoding 3-isopropylmalate dehydratase large subunit, translated as MKKTLFDKVWDAHVVDAIENGPQILYIDKHLIHEVTSPQAFNELKDRDIPIFRPKQIVATADHNTPTTNQHLPVQDTLSRHQLEQLSKNCADNGITLFELGHKYNGIVHVMAPELGITQPGMTIVCGDSHTSTHGAFGTIAFGIGTSQVAQVFASQCLLLTKPKSLRVSVNGKLKKGVLPKDVILYIISKLGTNAGTGYFCEYAGDVFENMSMEGRMTVCNMSIEMGARGGMIAPDQTTFDYVEGREMAPKGEEFEKKVAYWKTLPTDEGATFDKEYFFDAEDIEPMVTYGTNPGMGIKVSGNIPTLNDVSFEKSLKYMDFKKGESLVNKPINYVFIGSCTNSRIEDFRVAAEYIKGKQKAPNVTAWLVPGSKLVEAQIIEEGLKDIFIEAGFELRQPGCSACLAMNDDKIPQNEYCVSTSNRNFEGRQGQGARTILASPLVAAATAVEGKIIDITKHLN; from the coding sequence ATGAAAAAGACATTATTCGATAAAGTTTGGGATGCACATGTTGTTGACGCTATAGAGAATGGCCCACAAATATTGTACATAGACAAACATTTAATACATGAAGTAACAAGCCCACAAGCTTTTAATGAGTTAAAAGATAGAGATATTCCTATTTTTAGACCTAAGCAAATTGTGGCAACAGCAGATCATAATACACCAACAACAAATCAACATTTACCAGTACAAGATACACTATCTAGACATCAGCTTGAGCAGCTATCAAAAAACTGTGCCGACAACGGAATCACATTATTTGAATTAGGTCACAAATACAATGGAATAGTGCACGTTATGGCACCCGAATTAGGTATCACACAACCCGGGATGACCATAGTTTGTGGAGACAGTCACACATCTACACATGGTGCATTTGGAACTATTGCTTTTGGAATTGGCACCAGTCAGGTTGCTCAAGTTTTTGCTAGTCAGTGTTTACTTTTAACAAAACCTAAAAGTTTACGTGTTTCGGTAAACGGGAAGTTAAAAAAAGGCGTACTTCCTAAAGATGTTATTTTATACATCATTTCTAAATTAGGAACCAACGCAGGTACAGGATATTTCTGTGAATATGCCGGCGACGTTTTTGAAAATATGAGTATGGAAGGCCGTATGACGGTTTGTAATATGAGTATAGAAATGGGAGCTCGTGGTGGAATGATTGCACCAGACCAAACAACTTTTGATTATGTTGAAGGTCGCGAAATGGCTCCGAAAGGAGAAGAATTCGAGAAAAAAGTAGCCTATTGGAAAACGCTTCCTACAGATGAAGGAGCTACATTCGATAAAGAATATTTTTTCGATGCCGAGGACATAGAACCTATGGTAACTTACGGTACTAACCCTGGAATGGGAATTAAAGTTTCTGGCAACATCCCTACATTAAACGATGTTTCTTTTGAAAAATCGTTGAAATATATGGATTTCAAGAAAGGAGAATCGCTTGTCAATAAACCTATTAATTACGTGTTTATAGGGAGCTGTACCAATTCTAGAATTGAAGATTTTAGAGTGGCTGCAGAATATATTAAAGGCAAACAAAAGGCACCTAATGTTACAGCTTGGTTAGTACCAGGAAGTAAATTGGTTGAAGCTCAAATTATAGAAGAAGGCTTAAAAGATATTTTTATAGAAGCTGGATTCGAACTTCGTCAACCTGGATGTTCGGCCTGTTTAGCCATGAACGACGACAAAATTCCGCAAAACGAATATTGCGTTTCTACATCGAATAGAAATTTTGAAGGTCGCCAAGGACAAGGCGCTAGAACCATTTTAGCAAGTCCGTTGGTAGCAGCGGCAACGGCGGTAGAAGGAAAAATTATTGACATTACAAAACACTTAAACTAA